A genomic segment from Cyanobium sp. NIES-981 encodes:
- a CDS encoding methyltransferase domain-containing protein — protein sequence MASGFNWESPADQPGQDSKAMIELKRYKLTATEKKDLENYLNQVGANPSLEQIWNLMDQAWHRAGCRQSNYEARNYNRFYADPVWLLNGIYIEQDPVSMGHRHSIANAVASLGPKRILDFGGGFGTLARLMADRLPASQIFIYDPFPPAHGVEICKPYPNITYIDTLTAHQYDALVCTDVLEHLHDPLCLLAELVETVKPRGHLFIANCFEPVILCHLPCTFHLRYFFSWCVKPLGLHKIGHCQGSHAWIYQRSSEEAPNLSRARLHETLAKALHPLLSWLVLTARHMVRALRKLPIFGAAR from the coding sequence TTGGCCAGCGGCTTCAACTGGGAAAGCCCCGCCGATCAGCCAGGACAAGACTCGAAAGCAATGATTGAACTCAAGAGATACAAACTTACGGCCACTGAGAAGAAAGATCTTGAGAACTACCTTAACCAAGTTGGAGCAAATCCTTCCCTAGAACAGATTTGGAACCTGATGGATCAAGCATGGCACCGAGCGGGCTGCCGCCAAAGCAACTATGAAGCACGTAACTACAATAGATTCTATGCGGATCCTGTCTGGCTCCTGAACGGCATCTACATCGAACAGGATCCAGTATCCATGGGCCATCGACACTCAATCGCCAACGCAGTGGCCTCGCTTGGACCAAAGCGGATTCTCGATTTTGGCGGTGGCTTTGGCACTTTGGCCAGGCTGATGGCAGATCGCCTGCCTGCCTCGCAGATCTTCATCTACGATCCTTTCCCTCCAGCTCATGGGGTAGAGATTTGCAAACCGTATCCAAACATCACCTACATCGATACGCTCACGGCTCACCAATACGATGCCTTGGTCTGCACTGATGTACTGGAGCATCTGCACGATCCTCTGTGCCTGCTTGCCGAGCTGGTGGAAACGGTAAAGCCAAGAGGGCATCTCTTCATTGCCAACTGCTTTGAGCCGGTGATCCTCTGTCATCTTCCCTGCACCTTTCATCTCCGCTATTTTTTTAGCTGGTGCGTAAAACCTCTCGGCCTGCACAAGATAGGGCACTGCCAAGGCAGCCATGCGTGGATCTATCAACGAAGCTCTGAAGAAGCCCCAAATCTCAGCAGGGCACGGTTGCACGAGACGCTGGCCAAAGCTCTTCATCCCCTTCTTTCCTGGCTTGTCCTCACAGCCCGCCACATGGTGCGAGCACTGAGAAAGCTTCCCATTTTCGGTGCAGCCCGTTGA
- a CDS encoding glycosyltransferase encodes MARNALGSLLPALQHTANPVLHSPAWLPCRLDRELNAFDADLLHLHWVQGEMLSIEAIGRLHKPLVWTLHDGWAFCGSEHYPDGAEDRRYQQGYHRGNRPPNHHGLDLDRWCWQRKRRHWKRPMQLVCPSRWLASCVERSALLRDWPVRVIPHPLPTDLYRPWPQALARQLFALPAEAPLLLFGAIGGSRDPRKGWDLLAPALQQLAHTQPSLQVVVFGQSEPADPPRLGLPIHYVGALHDNQALALLYSSADVMVVPSRMEALGQTASEAQACGVPVVAFNATGLPDVVEHLRTGYLAAPFDPTDLAAGIRWVLEDDERRSKLGAMARSRAAQLWQPAGIARQYLEVYEQARDAWNG; translated from the coding sequence ATGGCGCGCAACGCACTCGGCAGCCTGCTGCCAGCTCTGCAGCACACAGCCAACCCGGTGCTCCATTCCCCCGCCTGGCTCCCCTGTCGACTCGACAGGGAACTCAACGCCTTCGACGCCGATCTGCTGCATCTGCACTGGGTGCAGGGGGAGATGCTCTCAATCGAGGCCATCGGCCGGTTGCACAAGCCGCTGGTGTGGACTCTGCATGACGGCTGGGCTTTCTGTGGCAGCGAGCACTATCCCGATGGTGCGGAGGATCGCCGCTACCAGCAGGGCTACCACCGCGGCAACAGGCCGCCGAACCATCACGGCCTGGATCTTGACCGCTGGTGCTGGCAGCGCAAACGCAGGCACTGGAAACGACCCATGCAGCTCGTATGCCCAAGCCGCTGGCTGGCCAGCTGCGTGGAGCGCTCAGCGCTGCTGCGCGACTGGCCCGTGAGGGTGATTCCCCATCCCCTGCCCACAGACCTCTACCGGCCCTGGCCCCAGGCCCTGGCGCGGCAACTGTTTGCCCTGCCGGCAGAGGCGCCGCTACTGCTGTTCGGTGCCATCGGCGGCAGCCGTGACCCTCGCAAGGGCTGGGATCTGCTTGCCCCTGCCCTGCAACAGCTGGCCCACACCCAGCCCAGCCTCCAGGTTGTGGTGTTCGGCCAGTCGGAGCCGGCGGATCCTCCCCGCCTCGGACTGCCGATCCACTACGTGGGTGCCCTCCACGACAACCAAGCCCTGGCGCTGCTCTACTCCAGCGCCGATGTGATGGTGGTGCCCTCCCGCATGGAGGCTTTAGGGCAGACGGCCTCGGAGGCCCAGGCATGCGGCGTGCCCGTGGTGGCCTTCAACGCCACCGGCCTGCCCGATGTAGTGGAACACCTGCGCACCGGCTATCTGGCTGCCCCCTTCGATCCCACTGACCTTGCCGCGGGCATCCGGTGGGTGCTGGAGGACGACGAGCGTCGGAGCAAGCTCGGGGCGATGGCGAGGTCGCGGGCAGCTCAGCTCTGGCAGCCAGCAGGGATCGCACGGCAGTACCTGGAGGTGTACGAGCAAGCCAGAGACGCCTGGAATGGGTAA
- a CDS encoding glycosyltransferase family 2 protein, producing MTFRPDLEQLGHTLSSLSHQVSGLALVDNTPEGIQINLKHFQQEGEQRGTEPWIFWPNHRNLGLAAAQNIGLRLAIEHGYSHVLLSDQDTTFHDDAVDHLLAAHEALSLSGHRVAAVAAGFEHPLKPAQEEVVFLRHEGLFWKRVHRSQGLCRISYAIAAGTLIPTAVLPRIGLMDESLFIDWVDVAWCLQAARQGFELYGSADARTSHRLGESMGTLLGRPVALHAAQRSYFITRNALRLALHLPAPRGPQRLRFLWLALLYACVMPWISATPGLHGRMAWRGVRDGLRNRGGPLPTARRQGHAA from the coding sequence GTGACCTTCCGCCCTGATCTGGAGCAGCTGGGGCACACCCTCAGCAGCCTCAGCCATCAGGTCTCCGGCCTTGCCCTGGTGGACAACACTCCGGAAGGCATCCAGATCAACCTGAAGCACTTTCAACAGGAAGGAGAACAACGGGGCACAGAGCCCTGGATCTTCTGGCCGAATCACCGCAATCTCGGGCTGGCCGCCGCCCAGAACATCGGCCTGCGGCTGGCCATCGAGCACGGCTATTCCCATGTGCTGCTGAGCGATCAGGACACCACCTTTCACGACGATGCCGTCGACCACCTGCTGGCCGCCCATGAAGCGCTCAGCCTTTCCGGCCACCGGGTGGCGGCGGTGGCCGCAGGCTTTGAGCATCCGCTCAAGCCGGCCCAGGAGGAGGTCGTGTTCCTGCGCCATGAGGGGCTGTTCTGGAAGCGTGTGCACCGGAGCCAGGGCCTCTGCCGGATCTCCTATGCGATCGCTGCCGGCACCTTGATTCCCACCGCCGTGCTGCCCCGGATCGGCCTGATGGACGAGAGCCTCTTCATCGACTGGGTGGATGTGGCGTGGTGCCTGCAGGCCGCCCGGCAGGGCTTCGAGCTCTACGGCAGCGCCGACGCCCGCACATCGCACCGGCTCGGGGAATCCATGGGGACCCTGCTGGGCCGTCCTGTAGCTCTGCACGCTGCCCAGCGCAGCTACTTCATCACCCGCAACGCCCTGCGGTTGGCCCTGCATCTGCCCGCCCCCCGGGGCCCGCAGCGTCTGCGCTTCCTCTGGCTCGCCCTGCTCTACGCCTGCGTGATGCCCTGGATCAGCGCCACGCCAGGCCTGCATGGCCGGATGGCCTGGCGGGGTGTGCGCGACGGCCTGCGCAACCGGGGCGGGCCTCTGCCCACCGCGAGACGTCAGGGGCACGCCGCATGA
- a CDS encoding glycosyltransferase: MSQLQPSPQGASPPLVSVLVSTCNAARYLPGCLDSLLAQTIADQLEILVIDSGSQQEESAIVRRYQAAHPNIRLLRTERETVYAAWNRGIAMARGRYLTNANTDDRLAPEALERLSGALEADPQAGLAYADALVTSTDNAGFADAFAGSGAVSGCFHWPAFDPALLLRVCFVGPQPLWRRQLHAAHGLFDPSFHSAGDYEFWLRICRHTRFVHLPAVLGLYLERPGSLEHRNARRNQEETARARQRHWDAASGPLPPAHSGFLRRYRLQAFSPDEPAPGRPEVSVIVPTRNRPAQLARALESIAAQTFRNLEVIVVNDGGADVSEVIRTARPGQASVRCISHPRCLGAAAARNSGLRLSRGRHIAYLDDDDIFYPRHLETLLGAARTQQARFVVAQAVQARYGARDGRRLWHRLHPTSPLTLEALLVRNRIPTLAVLHHREALGTAGFFDESLPTHEDWDLWIRMVQNFGAVVMAEATCEFQTRSGPDALTARQRHNFLETMRVVHGRYGHLARDPEAVRRQQRAVERRLEAELFGVMRWVLPVLRPLQSTLRTAASFLSHALLPRLRALAARLRG; this comes from the coding sequence ATGAGCCAGCTCCAACCGAGCCCCCAGGGAGCGTCACCTCCGCTCGTTTCGGTGCTCGTGTCCACCTGCAACGCCGCGCGCTACCTACCGGGCTGCCTCGACAGCCTGCTGGCCCAGACCATTGCCGACCAGCTGGAAATCCTGGTGATCGACAGCGGCTCCCAGCAGGAGGAATCCGCCATCGTGCGCCGCTATCAGGCCGCGCACCCCAACATCCGGCTTCTGCGCACGGAGCGGGAAACCGTCTACGCCGCCTGGAATCGCGGCATCGCCATGGCCCGTGGCCGCTACCTCACCAACGCCAACACCGACGACCGCCTGGCCCCTGAGGCACTGGAGCGGCTGAGCGGGGCCCTCGAGGCCGATCCGCAGGCGGGCCTGGCCTATGCCGACGCCCTGGTGACCTCCACCGACAACGCCGGCTTCGCCGATGCCTTCGCCGGCAGCGGTGCCGTGAGCGGCTGCTTCCACTGGCCCGCCTTCGACCCGGCCCTGCTGTTGCGCGTGTGCTTCGTGGGCCCCCAGCCGCTGTGGCGCCGCCAGCTCCACGCCGCCCATGGTCTGTTCGACCCCAGCTTCCACAGCGCCGGGGACTATGAGTTCTGGCTGAGGATCTGCCGGCACACCCGGTTTGTGCACCTCCCCGCGGTGCTGGGGCTTTACCTGGAGCGGCCGGGGAGCCTGGAGCACCGCAACGCCCGCCGCAACCAGGAAGAAACCGCCCGGGCCCGGCAGCGCCACTGGGACGCCGCCTCGGGCCCCCTGCCGCCCGCCCATTCCGGTTTTCTGCGCCGCTACCGCCTGCAGGCATTCAGCCCCGACGAACCGGCCCCCGGCCGGCCGGAGGTGTCGGTGATCGTGCCCACCCGCAACCGCCCGGCCCAGCTGGCCCGAGCCCTGGAGAGCATCGCCGCCCAGACCTTCCGCAACCTGGAGGTGATCGTGGTCAACGACGGCGGTGCGGACGTGTCGGAGGTGATCCGGACAGCGCGGCCTGGCCAGGCCTCCGTGCGCTGCATCAGCCATCCCCGCTGCCTCGGTGCCGCCGCCGCCAGAAACAGCGGTCTGCGCCTCAGCCGCGGCCGCCACATCGCTTACCTCGACGACGACGACATCTTCTACCCCCGCCATCTGGAAACCCTGCTCGGCGCCGCCAGGACCCAGCAGGCGCGCTTCGTGGTGGCCCAGGCCGTGCAGGCGCGCTACGGCGCCAGGGATGGCCGGCGTCTCTGGCATCGGCTCCACCCCACCAGCCCCCTGACCCTCGAAGCCCTGCTGGTGCGGAACCGCATCCCCACCCTGGCGGTGCTGCACCACCGGGAGGCCCTGGGCACCGCCGGCTTCTTCGACGAGTCGCTTCCCACCCACGAAGACTGGGACCTCTGGATCCGCATGGTGCAGAACTTCGGTGCCGTCGTCATGGCCGAAGCCACCTGTGAGTTCCAGACCCGCTCAGGACCCGACGCCCTCACGGCCCGCCAGCGGCACAACTTCCTCGAAACGATGCGGGTGGTGCATGGGCGCTATGGCCATCTGGCCCGTGATCCGGAGGCGGTGCGGCGTCAGCAGCGGGCGGTGGAGCGGCGGCTGGAAGCCGAACTGTTCGGGGTGATGCGCTGGGTCCTGCCGGTGCTGCGCCCACTGCAGAGCACCCTGCGCACCGCGGCCTCATTCCTCAGCCACGCCTTGCTCCCACGCCTCCGGGCGTTGGCGGCCCGGCTGCGCGGCTGA
- the rfbB gene encoding dTDP-glucose 4,6-dehydratase, with product MNDLPSLLGSRRRVLVTGGAGFIGGAVVRRLLAESGATVFNLDKCGYASDLTSIEAVLAPLGAAAEGRHQLLRVDLTDAAATAEAVRRADPDLVMHLAAESHVDRSIEGPEAFIASNVSGTFNLLQAVRSHHEGLAEERRSAFRFHHISTDEVFGSLGETGRFSETTPYDPRSPYSASKAASDHLVSAWHHTYGLPVVLTNCSNNYGPWQFPEKLIPVVILKAAAGEPIPLYGDGANVRDWLYVEDHVDALLLAATSGQLGRSYCVGGHGERTNKQVVTAICALLDQLRPAGAPHADLITPVTDRPGHDRRYAIDPARISSELGWQPRHAFEQGLEATVRWYLEHQEWCKGVRERGGYSGGRLGLVA from the coding sequence GTGAACGACCTCCCCTCCCTGCTCGGATCCCGCAGGAGGGTGCTGGTCACCGGCGGGGCGGGCTTCATCGGGGGTGCCGTGGTGCGGCGCCTGCTGGCGGAGAGCGGCGCCACGGTGTTCAACCTCGACAAGTGCGGCTACGCCAGCGACCTCACCAGCATCGAGGCGGTGCTGGCGCCGCTGGGGGCCGCTGCGGAAGGGCGCCACCAGCTGCTGCGGGTGGACCTCACCGATGCGGCGGCCACGGCCGAGGCGGTGCGCCGGGCCGACCCGGATCTGGTGATGCACCTGGCGGCCGAGAGCCATGTCGACCGCTCGATCGAGGGGCCCGAGGCCTTCATCGCCAGCAACGTGAGCGGCACCTTCAACCTGCTGCAGGCGGTGCGGAGCCACCACGAGGGGCTGGCCGAGGAGCGTCGATCCGCCTTCCGCTTCCACCACATCAGCACCGATGAGGTGTTCGGCTCGCTGGGCGAGACCGGCCGCTTCTCGGAGACCACCCCCTACGACCCGCGCAGCCCCTATTCGGCCAGCAAGGCCGCCAGCGACCACCTGGTGAGCGCCTGGCACCACACCTACGGCCTGCCGGTGGTGCTCACCAACTGCTCCAACAACTATGGGCCCTGGCAGTTTCCGGAGAAGCTGATTCCGGTGGTGATCCTCAAGGCCGCCGCCGGCGAGCCGATCCCCCTCTACGGCGACGGCGCCAACGTGCGCGACTGGCTCTACGTGGAAGACCACGTGGACGCGTTGCTGCTGGCGGCCACCTCCGGCCAGCTGGGCCGCAGCTACTGCGTGGGCGGCCATGGCGAACGCACCAACAAGCAGGTGGTGACGGCGATCTGCGCCCTGCTGGATCAGCTGCGCCCCGCCGGCGCCCCCCACGCCGATCTGATCACCCCCGTCACCGACCGCCCCGGCCACGACCGCCGCTACGCCATCGATCCGGCCCGGATCAGCAGCGAGCTGGGCTGGCAGCCGCGCCATGCCTTCGAGCAGGGGCTGGAGGCCACGGTGCGCTGGTATCTGGAGCACCAGGAGTGGTGCAAGGGCGTGCGGGAGCGGGGGGGCTACAGCGGCGGGCGGCTGGGGTTGGTGGCGTGA